The DNA window TCTTCAGGATAGCGGCGGCAGCGGGGAACTCTTTCTTCGCGTTGGCGAAGAACACGCCACCGGCCATCATCATTGGCGTCCATCCGAGTTTGGTTTTCACATTCACTTTGGCGCCGTGATCGACCAGGTACTGAACGATGGACGGCTGGCCCGAAACAACGGACGCATGAAGCGGCGTGATTCCGCTCCATCGCGGATCGCCCAGGACCTTGCCGAGTTCGCCCATATTCAGCGGGTAATAGAGCAGCGTGTACTCGGGATCGCCGGTCATCTTGTAATCGCCGAAGTCGGCCACCGCATTAATGTCGTTTCCGAGCTGGATGGCAAGCTTCACCGCTTCAAGCCGCTCGCCTTCCGTGCATCCTGTGAAAGGTCCGGGGGCTTCCCCCTCCCAGTAGTCGAGACCGGCGGCAACCATGAGCGGCGTTACGCCCAGCGCGTTCGTCATCTTCGGATCGGCGCCGTGATCGGCGAGCAGGCGCATGTACTCGACATCGCCGTTATGCGCGGCAATATAGAACGGAGTGGCACCGACGAAGGTCAGATAATGCCGGCCCAGCTGGATCAGCGGCGGGTTTTTCATCGTCCCGCCTTCCTTGTCGAATTTCTTTTCCTGCCAGCTGATGCGGGTATTCGGATTGGCCCCGTGCTCGAGAAGTTTCTTCGCCAGTTCGAGTGCGGTGGTATTTCCGGTTGGAACCGGCGGGCCGTGCGGCGTGTTGCCGACACCGGCGGCGCCGTCGGCGCCCGGCTTCCGCAGCCATGCCAGCGTGTGCAGCGCGGAACCGCGCGGATCCGGCATATTCGGATCGGCGCCGTGGTCGATGAGGACGGACGCGATGTCGAAATAGGCGTTGACGACTGCAACGTTCAAAGCATTCGTTCCGTCCGGCGCGGCGTCATTGACGTTGGCGCCGTGGCCGAGCAGCGCTTTCACGGCGTCGATGTGCCCGTTTCGAACGGCGAACAGCAGCGCTGTGAAACCAGTCTTCGTTTTGGCCTTGATGTCCGCGTTGTACTCGACCATGGTCTCGATTGCCGCCGCGTTCCCTTCCGACGCCGCCCACATGAGTGGGGTCTGATTCGTCCCCGCGTCAGCCGCGTTCACATTGGCGCCGTGCATCAGGAGAACGCGCACGGCGTCGGCAGTGCCGTTGAGCGCCGCAGTCATCAGTGCCGTCTGACCTTGTTCTGCCGTGCTGTTCGGATCGGCTCCGGCTTTCAGGAGGTGCTCGATGAGCGTCGCATTTCCATTGGTGCACGCCAGGAAAAGCGGCGTGATGTTGTATCGGGTCGCGGCTTTGACGTCCGCGCCGCCGGCAATGAGCAGATCTGCAATCTCGACGTTGTTGCGCTGTGCGGCCCAGTGCAGGGCCGTTGAGCCATCGGCCTCGGCGGCTTTCACGTCGGCATGTTGCGCCAGGAGAGACCGGACGGTCTTCGCATCGTTGCCCTTGACGGCATCGATTAAACGGAGGTCGCTTGCCGCAGCGGAAAGAGAGAAGGCCACTGTAAGGAAGGCCGCGAAACATGCATTGAAGTGTCTCATTGCAACTCCCGATAAGGTTTGGAGAAGTATATTACACAGTCTCATGCCAGGAACAACTCGATGAGATGAACATTCCCCGCCTTTCAAAGGCGGGGAATGTTCATCCTTTCTCGTTTGAGCAAATGCCGGACCGCGCCTATAGTTAGCTATGCTCCAGTCGATCCTTATCGCCGCGTTTGCGATTCTGCCGCAGCAGGCTCCGCAGCCGCCGGCAGCGGTCTTCACGAAGTACTGCCTGACCTGCCACAACGAACGGCTGAAGACGGCGGGACTGGTGATCGATCCGGGGTCCTTAAACAACGTCGGGGCAAATGCCGAAGTCTGGGAAAAAGTTGTCCGGAAACTACGATCGAACACCATGCCTCCGTCCGGCGCGCCCCGTCCGGATCCGGCGACATACAATTCCACCGCGTCGTTTCTCGAAACGGAACTCGACCGCGCCGCCGCGTCCAAACCGAACCCCGGAAAGCTGCCGCTGCTCCATCGTCTGAGCCGGACGGAATATCAGAATGCGATTCGCGATCTGTTCGCTCTCGATGCCTTGCCCAAGGAGATGGACTTCGACCTCCTGTTGCCGGAGGACAATGCGAGCAGCGGCTTCGACAACATCGCAGACCTGCTTTTCGTGTCTCCATCGACGATGGAGCGATATCTCGGCGCGGCCGAAAAAATCAGCCGCCTCGCGGTGGGTGACCCGGCCGCGCCAGTGATGGTGAATCGCTATCGAATTCCAGACGAACAGCCTCAGGACGCGCGCGTGGACGGACTGCCGTTCGGCACGCGCGGCGGCATTGCGGTGCACAGCCAGTTCCCTGTCGACGGCGAATACGTCATCAAGGTCGAACTTGCGGGCGCGGCGCGCCAGCCCGAGGATCTACAGATCATTGTCGACGGCGAAACGGCGGAGCAATTGTCATTGGGAGGCGCCGGAGGTGGACGAGGGGGTCGAGGCGGAGCAGCCGCCAGGCCCACCGAATTTCGTGTTCCGATGCGATCCGGACCGCACCTCGTCGGCGTCACTTTCGTCGAGCGGAACGAAGTCCGCGACGAAGAAACACTGCGCCCGCGCACGCGCGGACGCGGAACACAGGTTGCCGTCGCTGCTGTAACGATCAGCGGACCTTACAATGTTATCGGCTCGGGCGATACTCCCAGCCGCCGCCGTATCTTCGTCTGCCAGCCCGCCTCCGCCGGAGAAGCGCGAGGGCTTGCTAGCCCGAAGCCTCAAATAGATGAGTTGCCTTGCGCCAGGCGCATCCTTTCGACGATGACGCGGCGGGCGTACCGGCGGCCTTCGACGGACGCCGATGTCGATCGCCTCATGCCGTTCTACAAGACGGGATCGGCCGAAGGCGGTTTTGAGGGCGGCATTGAACAGGCACTGGAACGGATTCTGGTCAGCCCGAACTTCCTCTTCCGCATCGAGCGGGATCCGGAAAATACGGCTCCGGGAACCGCATATCGCATCAGCGACCTCGAACTGGCATCGCGTCTGTCCTTCTTTATCTGGGCCAGCATTCCGGACGACGAACTCCTCAATACTGCCATTCAAGGCAAACTGAAAGATCCCGTCATCCTGAATCAAGAGGTCCGCCGGATGATGGCAGATCCTCGCTCCAGCGCCCTGGTGAACAACTTCGCCGAGCAGTGGCTTTTTCTGCGCGATATCGAAGCCAAGAAGCCGGATGAACTCCTCTTCCCCGACTTCGATGAAACCCTGCGCGATGCGTTCCGTAAGGAGACCGATCTGTTCCTGAACAGCATCCTGCGGGAAAACCGCAGCGTGCTGGAATTGCTGACCGCAAACTATACGTTCTTGAACGAACGGCTGGCGAAGCACTACGGCATTCCGAATGTCCGCGGCAGTTATTTCCGCCGTGTGACGCTGCCGGCGGCCAGCCCGCGCGGCGGCCTCCTGGGCCAAGGCAGCATTCTGACGATTACGTCTTATGCAAACCGCACTTCGCCTGTCGTCCGCGGGAAATGGGTGCTCGAAAACCTGCTTTCGGCGCCA is part of the Terriglobia bacterium genome and encodes:
- a CDS encoding ankyrin repeat domain-containing protein → MRHFNACFAAFLTVAFSLSAAASDLRLIDAVKGNDAKTVRSLLAQHADVKAAEADGSTALHWAAQRNNVEIADLLIAGGADVKAATRYNITPLFLACTNGNATLIEHLLKAGADPNSTAEQGQTALMTAALNGTADAVRVLLMHGANVNAADAGTNQTPLMWAASEGNAAAIETMVEYNADIKAKTKTGFTALLFAVRNGHIDAVKALLGHGANVNDAAPDGTNALNVAVVNAYFDIASVLIDHGADPNMPDPRGSALHTLAWLRKPGADGAAGVGNTPHGPPVPTGNTTALELAKKLLEHGANPNTRISWQEKKFDKEGGTMKNPPLIQLGRHYLTFVGATPFYIAAHNGDVEYMRLLADHGADPKMTNALGVTPLMVAAGLDYWEGEAPGPFTGCTEGERLEAVKLAIQLGNDINAVADFGDYKMTGDPEYTLLYYPLNMGELGKVLGDPRWSGITPLHASVVSGQPSIVQYLVDHGAKVNVKTKLGWTPMMMAGGVFFANAKKEFPAAAAILKNAGGN
- a CDS encoding DUF1592 domain-containing protein; translation: MLQSILIAAFAILPQQAPQPPAAVFTKYCLTCHNERLKTAGLVIDPGSLNNVGANAEVWEKVVRKLRSNTMPPSGAPRPDPATYNSTASFLETELDRAAASKPNPGKLPLLHRLSRTEYQNAIRDLFALDALPKEMDFDLLLPEDNASSGFDNIADLLFVSPSTMERYLGAAEKISRLAVGDPAAPVMVNRYRIPDEQPQDARVDGLPFGTRGGIAVHSQFPVDGEYVIKVELAGAARQPEDLQIIVDGETAEQLSLGGAGGGRGGRGGAAARPTEFRVPMRSGPHLVGVTFVERNEVRDEETLRPRTRGRGTQVAVAAVTISGPYNVIGSGDTPSRRRIFVCQPASAGEARGLASPKPQIDELPCARRILSTMTRRAYRRPSTDADVDRLMPFYKTGSAEGGFEGGIEQALERILVSPNFLFRIERDPENTAPGTAYRISDLELASRLSFFIWASIPDDELLNTAIQGKLKDPVILNQEVRRMMADPRSSALVNNFAEQWLFLRDIEAKKPDELLFPDFDETLRDAFRKETDLFLNSILRENRSVLELLTANYTFLNERLAKHYGIPNVRGSYFRRVTLPAASPRGGLLGQGSILTITSYANRTSPVVRGKWVLENLLSAPPPPPPPNVPALKTEANETGKALSMRDAMVQHRASPACAGCHARMDPIGFAMENFDAVGKWRERDAGVNIDASGVFPDGTKFEGVAGLKKALLAHPDEFTGTVAEKLLMYAIGRNVQYYDTPAVRAIVRETARNNYTFGSLVAAVVKSTPFQMRSK